One stretch of Rana temporaria chromosome 10, aRanTem1.1, whole genome shotgun sequence DNA includes these proteins:
- the LOC120916113 gene encoding olfactory receptor 6N2-like, with protein MGFSNSSNIYEIVLVGFPNLQQFSMFLFLSLLCIYLFIIAANIIIFFVIQRQPSLHNPMNFFIAVLSCLDICYTSVTIPKMLADLLDEEKKISFPGCILQAYVVHSLGASECYILTIMGYDRYLAICKPLQYSSIMTTRICIFFLVVDCFVGGFLIPLIEVVLISPLPFCGPNRIENVFCDFLPLLSLACTDTKFYIMVEFCIALFILLIISLPLILFSYISIIHVILKMKSKIGRRKAFSTCGAHLMVVTLFFGSAAFIYVRVSESSFVDFDRTVSLTYAVFTPLANPVIYGLRNQEIKKSI; from the coding sequence ATGGGCTTTTCAAACAGCAGTAACATTTATGAAATTGTTTTAGTTGGTTTCCCAAACTTGCAGCAATTCAGTATGTTTCTCTTTCTGTCGCTCCTTTGCATCTACTTATTCATCATTGCTGCCAACATTATTATCTTCTTTGTAATCCAGCGACAACCCTCACTACACAATCCCATGAACTTTTTCATCGCGGTGTTATCATGCTTGGATATTTGTTATACGTCCGTAACCATTCCAAAAATGTTGGCTGATCTTCTGGATGAAGAGAAGAAGATCTCCTTCCCTGGATGCATCCTACAGGCTTACGTGGTACATTCATTAGGAGCTTCTGAGTGTTACATCCTCACAATTATGGGCTATGATCGTTATTTGGCCATCTGTAAACCGTTACAATACTCATCTATCATGACTAccaggatttgtattttttttttggtcgttgaCTGTTTTGTTGGAGGATTTTTAATCCCATTAATTGAAGTTGTTTTAATATCTCCTCTTCCATTTTGTGGTCCAAACCGTATTGAAAATGTCTTCTGTGACTTCCTTCCCTTGCTCTCCTTAGCATGCACAGATACAAAGTTCTATATAATGGTTGAATTTTGCATCGCCCTCTTCATACTGTTGATAATATCACTCCCTTTAATCCTCTTTTCTTACATCAGCATAATCCATGTTATTCTAAAGATGAAATCCAAAATTGGGCGCAGAAAGGCATTTTCCACCTGCGGAGCCCATCTTATGGTAGTTACACTGTTTTTTGGCAGTGCTGCTTTCATTTATGTACGAGTTTCAGAAAGTTCCTTTGTAGACTTCGATAGGACTGTTAGCCTCACCTATGCTGTATTCACTCCATTAGCCAACCCTGTCATATATGGTTTAAGAAATCAAGAAattaaaaaatctatttaa